Within Lolium rigidum isolate FL_2022 chromosome 5, APGP_CSIRO_Lrig_0.1, whole genome shotgun sequence, the genomic segment agccggtttttttacttataatgaccaaacgttctcgaggacacacgggattttagtctagtgctttcgctacatacggctaattaatcttcattgttttgataagtgttgtgtgggtgaacctatgctaatgtaccgcccttcctaggactaatacatacttgtgattataccccttgcaagcatcctcaactacaagaaagtaattaagataaatctaaccacagccttaaactgcgagatcNNNNNNNNNNNNNNNNNNNNNNNNNNNNNNNNNNNNNNNNNNNNNNNNNNNNNNNNNNNNNNNNNNNNNNNNNNNNNNNNNNNNNNNNNNNNNNNNNNNNCTAGTTCTCACCCTAGTGAGACTTTCCCAGTAGGGGTGACGGGCACCTActcaccttcttcctcatctCCTGTGTGCCCCCGCCTCACCCTAAACCCTGGGATCCATTCTCGTTGTCGTCACCGGCTTCTGCTCGACAGAGGAGCCTCCGAATCTTGGCGCAATCCAACGCCTATGCCATAGCTTAATTCTTGGTATACGCAGAACAGTTTGTTTTCAGTACATACTTCAAAATCAATTGAATGGAAGGTTTGAGTTTGAATTTTGACCGGGTCCATCCGAGAAGAAATGCGGAGAAATGCAGCTGTGTATCAGTATCACTATCGCTAGCGCGCCCAACAGCTTGGATGCGACGATGTAACAACAATTATTGGATTCAAAGAGTCGTCACATCACGTCGGTTGCGTAGGGGTCGAGGTGGAGCCCCACCGCCGACACCAGCGGCACCCCACGCCGCGCCGCGAGCCACACCTTCACCGTCCGGCCGGCGACGGGGCGGGCCAGCCGGTGCAGCCGCTTGTGCCCCACCGTGGTGCCGCTCGCCACGGCCACGCCGTCCACGAACACCTGGTGCCGCTCCACGCGCTGCCCCAGCGCCACGTGCTCCTGGATCCTCACCACGTTGAACGgccgcgccgccgacgccgccggccgccgcagctCGATCCAGTACCCGTTCTTTCGCCCGTCCTCCGCCGTCGGCGCCCAGTACGTGTCGTCGGACCCGTCCAGCACCTTGCGCGCTTCGAAGCCGACGCCCCGCTCGCTGCTGGCCCTCGCGGTGCTGCCCTTGGCAAGGTCCGTGCCGAAGATGCGCGTGAGGGCGGCGCGGAACTCGCGGAGCCTGGCGATGTCGGCGTCCTCCACCAGGCCCGTGGTGTTGGGCGGCGCGTTGAGCAGCAGCACGCAGTTCCGGCCCACCGAGTTGTAGTATATCTTGAGCAGCTGGCTCAGCGGCTTGGCCGTCTCGTTCCGGTGCCAGAACCACCCCGGCCGGATCGACACGTCGCACTCCGGCGGCACCCAGTCCGTGCCTCGCGGATCGCCGGCGTTGAGATACCTAGCACGCACGCACGGAATTTGTCCATCAGTAACTAACAGAACAGAGCAATTCACGACCATGCATCGCGCATGCGTACTTACTCCTCAATGCCGGCGTCGCCGATCGTTATGGAGGAGCGGTTGACGGTGGACCAGCAGGTGGTCCCGGCGAAGCCCTGCTCGTCGCCGACCCAGCGCACGTCGgggccggcgtcggagaagatgtTGATGGCGCCCTGCAGCTGCCTCACCGTCTGGAACCACTCCTGGAAGTGGTACGTCATCTTGGTCACGTTCTTCCCCTGCGCGCCGTCGAACCAGATCTCGGACACCCTCCCGTACCTACACCGTAACCGTACGCGCGTCAACCAACAATAATGGCGGGAAGAAATCTTTGCGAGGAATCATGGACAGGCAGAGCACTTGACTCACCCGGTGAGGAGCTCGTGGAGCTGGGCGAGGTAGTACTCGTTGTACTCGACCTCGCGGCCGTAGCGCTCGTCGTGGCGGTCCCACGGCGAGAGGTAGAGGCCGGCGTCGATTCCCCTGGCGCGCGCCGCGTCGGTGAACTCGCGCACGAGGTCGCTGGCGCCGCCGTGCCAGGGGCTGGCGCGCACGGAGTGGGCCGTGTAGGCGGACGGCCAGAGGCAGAACCCGTCGTGGTGCTTGGCGACGAGGATGGCGAGCGAggcgcccgccgccaccgccgcgtccATCCACTGGGTGACGTTGAGCGCCGAGGGCGCGAAGAGGGATGGGTGCTCGGTGCCCGTGCCCACCTCCGAGTCCGTGAAGGTGTTCATCCCGAAGTGGAAGAACATGATCACCTCCCGCCGCTGCCACGCCAGCTGCGCCGCGTTCGGGATCGGCAgcaccggcagcggcggcggcacgtGCGTCGCCGATGCCGCCATCATCATGCCGGCGGCGAGCACGGCGGCCGCCAGTCGCAGCAGCGATGCGCCTCTCATGGTGTCTTCCCCTACGGGCTACGGCCTCCTCTGTTCGCTCTTGGCTGCGGATGCCGATATATACTGGCATGCATGTATGCCAAGGGCCTGGGTTGGGATCCCGGCGAAGAGGGACGTGACGGGAGGACACGACGACGAAGCCTTGGCAGGGACGCACGTGAGTCTGCGTAATGCGGCCATGCATACATGGATTTACAGGGCGGCGTGGCGCGCAGGATCAGGTAAGCGTCTAACACGATCCGGTTACTCGATCACTTCCACCATTGAGAACAAGCAGCTGGGATCGACTTCAGTTATTTCGTTTCTTGATTTAGAACAAGGGACCCGGGATTCAGTTTCAGTGGGCAGGGCCTCATCAGGGAATGGAGTGGCGTTCGAAGCAACTCAACAAACGAACGTGCTAACTGACGAGCTCCTCACGCGGTCACACCTAAGATCCATATACAGGCACCGCATTTGGCGTAGCCGTTGCACAAACATGGAGGGATTTCGCTCAAGTTGGACCTTTGCTCTTTCTTTTGAGTGAATTCCGCTTTTTTACTCTCTTATGGCTGAAGAGGGAAGTATCGACTATCTGTTATGTGCAAAACATAGATGTTGTTACCTTGCTCTTTATGCTGGTGATCGTACCACCTAACTAGCCGTTACGAAAGACAAGCAACACACATCATAGCACAACAAAACAAATTCAGGAACACCCTGATCAAAAGCAAGAATATTCTGCAAACATAGAAGCCACCTAAACACCCTTGATCAAAAGTAAATATCAGTCTCAACATCGTCAGTTCACCATACATACTAGCACAAGAACTACATATAGACATGATTAACATAGACGCATAACTTGGTTGGCCGCCGCCTAGCAGTGGTGAGGGCAGATGTATAGGCGTATAGCCTAGCGGGGGAGCTGTTGTTCTTGCAGATCTTCATCTTCAGGACAAATATCTCGATCTTAAACTCCATGACATCGTTATAATCCAAAtcttactttttttttgaacataccAAATCTTACTTGAAGACCAGCTCCGACCAATTTTTTCCGAAGACCACGTGGCCGCCATGGTAGGAGATCTGCACCCACTCGTCGTAGTAGCGGCATGCGGACATTCCTATACTACGTGGCAGTGTGATATTAATCCAGTCCCGCAGCGGTCCTGtaacgtaggcggcacgaccagcATGCGCAGGTCCTCCACGAAGAGATGGACGTAGAAATGCCGTGAAATCAACGCCCTGGGGATATGGCCCAGCTTGGGCTGGCAGTCATGGATGGGCGTGGTGCCGCCGCAGCCTCGACCCTGCCTGACACCAGCGGCTTTAGAGCCTGCGTCGATCGGTTGAGGGATAGATGGTCCTCGTAACATGGTGGAGGAAACAAACTATTGCCGACCATGTCGCACTCCAGCTTGGCCCGATGAAGGCACTCCAGCCTTTCCTGTGGCCACACTCCTCGGATCGGCGACTATCGCCGATGAGGATCTGCTAGGCGGACTTGTCATTCCTGAGGCCGCCATCGGGCTCGCCGCCCTTGTGGCATCGTGTGCGGCCTTGAACAGACCAAGGACAACCTTTTGAGAGCCGCTCGCGAGCTTCTCCAGTTGGCTCGTGGCCTAGACTTCCTAGGCCTCCATCGGCTGGATCGGGATGTGGCTTCCATGGAGGAACAATGTAGAGAGTGGTGATATGAGTGACATTTGAGCGGTGAGAGGAGTGGACTGGAGAGttaagggcgcgtttggttgcctgggccaaTTTCCTGCATCACTGGCGCAGCGGGAAGGAGCCTCCTGCGCGTCCaagacgggccatgggccataaaaacgactttgtttggtggcctgcacGGAGATTTTTcggccccgtggagatttggactctggctgtttggtaggtcggttttcaggcctTGTAGCAGCCCAGAACGACGGCCCtgctgtttggttgcaacccataatTCGGTTCTGGTAacctcttcccttcagtggtgatgttaccagcgatcaacagcacaagtaagaacacaatcatagacgACAAATAACTTAGCAGTGATCATAGATGACACAAGTTCACGACACAACAATTTgcagacacgatcatagttctgGAGACGGCAGACaggatcatagttcaacacagTAGACACGAGCAGCAACTAGACACGACATGTCACcaggttagcttcagacatgGTTCTCGGAGACGACGCACCTGGTGTCATCGCCATGGTACGGGCACCTCGtcaccacctcagtgcaggtgtggtcgaagatgaccacactatACTCCAAGGAGGACACCCTTCTGAAGGTGAcgaactggcctaccttgagctgatgggcgacggcgaaggccgaccatccctggtcgatgaatgcgtcatcgccttctctcctcgtagtcatcctccagttgcatccggtgttggtggtgacgatgatgttggaagggatttctccgaaccacttgacgaaagctttAGGGATCGTGAGGCGAccgaaggtgggcttgaagatgattTTGAGGAAGTGGTCCGACCCTGGCTCGTCATGGAAGTGGCCGACCTTAGCCGGCCTTCCACGACGCTTCTTCGCCGGTCCCTCGCCGGGAACCTCAGCAggtgacccaagcatgatcttctcacTCCGCCAGAAGAACACAAGCAATTAGAGGTGTGCGTGCTCACAAGTAGTGTAGATGAAAACGGATattgataacattagtaaggCCTCATACAGTTGCTCACAGGGCAGTCATAGGGAGTGGtcacaaactaagtctagtgtgctacggcagtggcacacatgactaagtttgaggccaccacctaTCCTTCCATTGTtcctttgttgaatcattggccaatgcaccagacataccaaaacgaggcctcatatgtaggatcacacggcaggcagatggactgtccccaaactaagtctaaTGTGCCAGTTAtacggcacacatgactaagtttgagggcagcaccatgCCTGTcgttgtgccatagttgaatcattggccaatgcagaactgaagaagcagaaacatgcaaagcagggtatcagaagcctcatacaatgaggacatatgtaggagatgtttgaccagaatcaatgacttggtcatgttaagtcatgccataggttctgatcaatcatctcctcatactatgatcccaGCTAGGGTATAATCATTGGCCTAGTtcaatcaagaaacaacacaattgGCACTTCAAATTGACtacattacgagtggtacttaggATACATTACAAATTGTACTTAGGCCACATTACAAATTCTCATACAGTACATCTACATCACATTCATCACTCCTCACAAGTAGCCCTGATCCTCTTGAGTTTGTCCTTGATTGCAAAGTGCACTTGAAGCAGATCGTAAATGCCATACTCTAGCTTTTTCTTCTCAGCCTCCAAAGCATGTTTTTTTTGCCTCACATTCCTgtttcttagccctcatcacttATGCTTGTCTTCGCTGCATATTCTTGAGCATTGCAACTTCCTTCttcaagtcctcccactcctattgcgtctgaacaaactagcgcgactcagctCAACTTTTCGCACAACAATAACAACATGGTAAAACCGAACACACAAAAAACCTTTGCCTCTATGCATGCGCAGTAAGATCTGCTAGTTTCAGCAATCCAAAGGCCGGTgtaggaaggatctaccgcaatccgaCATTATAGTAACAaatctaagcaaatcgagaccgtgaaatgcaagaactggacaagaactgcaagaaatggggacgaacaccttgcaaaaCGTCAATCCGATCGCTATCCTaacggaaaccctagcagatctaatgtgcatgtcgtcgaaAATGCCCGAAAATGGCATGTTTGAacagaacgagtacgaaggtgagaagaAGAGTGACTTACCGCCATTCttccggccgaggacgagctcgaggtcgcgagCGAAGACGAGATGCCGATGAGGACTGCAGAGCAAATTGCGGCCGATGTCGAGGTCTtggtcgccgacgtctcctcctccggtagcgGTGCTCCTCCCTGCATCggtgcggcggattggtcggcgggaagggaaccgccgggtgatgtgacagtttgggggaggtgagagtgcgatcgcgagtgagaggaaggagagggaagcggtgaggctaattatggcgcgtgtcccgaagggacgcggcgtCTCCGCCTCCCTTCTCCACGTGTGCAGgcttctggccgcaacgggcctggccctagagaaactgccattccgggcGGTCTTCCAGGGctgtcccaggggtgctttgagaaccggttaatGCGACAACGCGGGTCGGCTCAGATATccaaacgggccgaaaattgCTCGCCTCGTACGAGAATGCacactaccaaacgcgccctaagcGAGACGTCCCGTCTTTCGTGCTTTCCAACCCGTCCAAGCCAGTAGGTCCGTCCTGGGAAAAAAatcgctgattttttttttgataaaaaaaaaaaatcgctgAATCGAGCGTGCCTCCCGAGCAATGTTTTGGGCTGCTTTAAACTTCAAGCGGTGTACTGTTTCGGTGTGATTTGGATTACCAAATGACCTTCTTTTTAGCCCAGCACGAGAAATGGGTTCACCAGCAACCAGTCATGCCCTTAATTTTGAAGAAGGGATTCAGTTCAGTTTCGGCGCCGCCGCGGCGAGCAGGGGCAGGGACGCCGACGCACCTCCCAtgttatcttcttcctcaatactgCTGTTGTCGAGCAGAGTGAAGCTGATATGTATGTTATCTTCTCCAACAGCGACGTGACGGGGGCACGCGACGAACGTCGTGGGGTGTGCAGTGTGCACGGACTCACGTGATCTTTGGCTTTAGGCCTTTGCGGGCAGTGACGCGCATGTGAAGCGCCGGAATCTGGTCGAGAGGCGAGCGATCCAACCGTCGTCCCACGCATGAGTTTTTTCAATTCAGCGCTCGAAACACGTTGCGGATAACTTAATCGGATCTTGTACGCTGCATGCAGCTGCCGGTTGCGCTGCTCGAGGTCGTGCGGGCTGCGCGCCGGATCGCCGGTGATCCGCGTCCAGGGATTTCGTCTTCATCTCAATGATCAAAACAAGCAGATCAACCGGACCCCCAAACGGAAACTTTGGTGCTACTACGATGGTAAAGCGGCCAGACTCGTCAGTGAAGAAGTTTGACGCTCTCGGCTGGCTCTTTTCTATACTGCCGATTGGGATTCAGTTTCAGTTTCTGGATTAGTTTAAGAAGATGGCAATTTGGGATTCAGTTTCTGAGCGGTAGCGTTCCTGTTTGAGAACTAATGATTTGGAGAATCAACTGATATTTCATTGATGATTGTTGGGGTATATATACCCACCGAACAGACGCCAATAAGGCGATTACAAAGACACATCTTGGGTATTACAACGTTTGGACAAAACTAACTACCTACTTAGCTTAGGACCTAAGCTAATCTTAACTGCCTAGTTAGCTTAGTATCAAAGCTATCCTAtttctaacactcccccttggacAATGTTGTTTCTTGAAAATCTCTTGTGTAATCTTCAAGATCTTCTCGCATAGTCTTGAAAATCGTCTTGCTTATATATGAGGATGTCTTTGTAAACAATGGTGCTCTTTGtaaatattctatcatcttgaaaGTCATCATCTTTAAAATCTCTCCCCCAAAAACCCTgtggaaaaaatatgaggagagttGTATTTGATATGTTGTTAAAACTCCTTAAAACCCTTTTggaaaaaataaggagaaaatattACAACATGTAAAGATTGTTGTCTCCATGAGAACTCATATGAGAAAACCTTAGAGAAGGAAAAAACCTCACGAATGAGTTTGGAGAACAATAAATATGCTTTTTGTACTTTCTTTAAAAACCCCAGTGGGGAAAATAGGAGGTACGGCATATATCTTGTGTAAATATTACAAAGAGTGCAATATGATGTGCCACTGAAAACTCCTTTAAAACCCAATAGGAAAAATATAAGGAGAAAACAATGTGGCATATCTTAACACTTGTATTTATatcgtctcattaaaaaccttcttatGAGAACCCATTAGGGAAAACTCACTAAGGGAAAAAGAGTACAATATATATGATCTAATGATCATTACCGGGTTATAATTTGGGAGTTTTACTCCCCCTGAACTTTGCAAATCTAAAAGTTGTCTCACACCAATCCATGAACTTAAATTCATGAATACGGAAATATGTAAAACAGTGTGAATAAATCTGTTAGATTTTCACATGATATGTTTGCAAAGCGTTTATCTCCCTAGTTTGAAGAATATTAATTTAACCCTTATGCATTTGAGTAATACAAGTGGTATTATCTGATAGATAATGGTGGGTGATTCTGTTGAATCTTAACCACATGATCTTGAATGTGGTCAATCATTATATGGAGCCATTAGAGTCTATTTTGTATTCTTATTTTAGAAGGTTCTTTCATTGAATTCAGTCTATGATATGGCATTTTCGGGATCGGGTAATTTTAGCCAATGTAGATTACATGATGGTCAAATCTTGATATTCCTAAGGGAATTAATCAAGATCATTTAAGCCTTAAATATATCGGAGGATATTACTTACACCAACCTTTTAGTTGGGGCTTGCACTTTAAAGAAGTTGACAACAAAACATTCACATTCATGatgtagtttgtattgagatatgGAACAAGAGGTCCAATATCACTTCATCACTACTACAATGTATGAATGAATTTGTATCCCTGTTAGGGATAGTGTGACCATAtgtatctttgatttgatttatcCATATTTAATTTCTCCAAAATTTTATGGACATGTAAAGATTGATAGATATGTATTCCGAAGGAATATACTCAAGTTATAAACTTGTTGAATACTTGGTTCAATCCAAATCTCCGTCTTGATATGATTGTAAGGACCTTTCATGTATATTATAAACTTTGATGATAAAAGCATTGATATATAAAAAGGTCATGTAGAATCCAATTAGGGATTTTGTTTATGACTACATATAAGCAATCATCATTGTACGAGTAATCCTTTATAAGAAGGAGCTCTTATAGTCAACTGTACCACATAATTTGTGTTTGACTATTTTAAAATCATAGAGTGACTTTTGTATTATTACACATATGTTGCGATTTAATTTTGGATTTTGATTTATAAGTCTTAAGGACTTTAATATAGATATCCAAATTGAGTGACACATATGATTATGTAATCACTACATCCATCAGCTGCATGGATAGTTTATTTATAACTGCCAACAATATTAGTATCGAAACGAAATTCCACTTATACCAATAGGGTATGTTACATCATATATAATTGATGTCGGGTCTCTGCGTGAACCCTTGTGCTACAAGTCTCGCTTTTTCACCACCtcattgttttttttgttgttaacAAAAGTCATTTGTCTTCCAGGGGGGAGGTGCTTATGAGGACTAGGTATTTCGATGGTAAATACCTCTCTTGATGAGCGAGTGCTATTCTTATTCAATTgcctcctgatacgtccaaaacgtat encodes:
- the LOC124653753 gene encoding alpha-L-fucosidase 1-like; its protein translation is MRGASLLRLAAAVLAAGMMMAASATHVPPPLPVLPIPNAAQLAWQRREVIMFFHFGMNTFTDSEVGTGTEHPSLFAPSALNVTQWMDAAVAAGASLAILVAKHHDGFCLWPSAYTAHSVRASPWHGGASDLVREFTDAARARGIDAGLYLSPWDRHDERYGREVEYNEYYLAQLHELLTGYGRVSEIWFDGAQGKNVTKMTYHFQEWFQTVRQLQGAINIFSDAGPDVRWVGDEQGFAGTTCWSTVNRSSITIGDAGIEEYLNAGDPRGTDWVPPECDVSIRPGWFWHRNETAKPLSQLLKIYYNSVGRNCVLLLNAPPNTTGLVEDADIARLREFRAALTRIFGTDLAKGSTARASSERGVGFEARKVLDGSDDTYWAPTAEDGRKNGYWIELRRPAASAARPFNVVRIQEHVALGQRVERHQVFVDGVAVASGTTVGHKRLHRLARPVAGRTVKVWLAARRGVPLVSAVGLHLDPYATDVM